CTGCGCTGCATCAACCGGCTCGAGTCACCGACTCGCGGGCACATCGAGGTCGACGGTAAGCCAATGGGATTCGCCCGCCGCGACGGGCGTCCGCGCGAGATCGGCGGCCGCCAGCTCGCCATTCAGCGACGCAGTACGGGAATGGTGTTCCAACAATTCCACCTCTGGCAGCACATGACCGTGGCCGAGAACGTCATGGAGGCACAGCTCGGCTGTGGCACCGACAAGGCCGCCGCTCGAAAGCGCGCCCTCGAGTTACTCGACCGGGTCGGGCTGGCCGACAAGGAGGGCGCCTACCCCGGCCACATCTCAGGAGGCCAACAGCAGCGCGTGGCAATCGCCCGTGCGCTGTCCACCAGCCCTCGGGTCATTCTGTTCGACGAGCCGACGTCCGCCCTCGACCCGGAGCTGGTGGGTGAGGTCCTCACCGTGATGCGCTCCTTGGCTGAGGACGGCGTGACCATGATCGTGGTCACGCACGAGATCGACTTCGCTGCCGACGTCGCCACCGACGTGCACTTCATGGCCGACGGCATTTTGTGCGAGAGCGGACCGCCGAGCCAGATTCTCCATGAGCCGAAGCACGAAAGAACCGCAGCCTTCCTCGCGCAGGTCGACCGTTCGGGCCCCTCAACCTCCTCTGCAGCTGAAAGGACACAACCATGACCGCTCCCAGCCTGGAGAGGTGGACGATCGAGGATTCTCGGGCCCGCCTCTGCAAGCGATGGTCCGTGTACGGCCCAGACGTCATTGACTGCACGGTGGCCGAGATGGACTTCGCGATCGCGCCGCCGGTGCTGGAAGCGATCCGCAGCACCGTCGAACGCCAGTCGTTCGGCTATCCACAGCCCGATGACGTCAGCGACCTCCCGGGGGTCGCGGCCGAATGGCTGTCGGACACAGGTCTCCACGTTCGTCCCGAGCAGGTGCGTTTGATGGGTGACGTCATCAAAAGCATGGTGTTGGCGCTGCGTCACCTGAGCGCACCGGACACCCCCGTCGCCTTGATCACGCCGACCTACAGCCGGTTTCACGACGCAGTCGCCGCAGCCGGGCGTACGCCCGTCGAGGTACCGATGCAGCGAGGAGCCACGGCATACCGGATCGACCTTGACCTTCTCGGCCGCGCTCTGCACGACGGCGCCGGGGTCGTCCTGCTCTGCAACCCGAGCAATCCGACCGGTCGGGCGTACACGCGAAACGAACTCGTCGCTCTAGCAGAGCTTGTCGACCGGCATGGCGCCGCACTGATCAGCGACGAAATCCACGCACCGTTACATTTCGAGGAGTTCACGCCGTACGCAAGCGTCGACGAGGTCGCGGCCGGACACTCCCTCACGTTGACCAGCGCGACCAAGGCGTGGAATATCCCCGGGCTGCGGTGCAGTATGGCGGTGTTGACCGACCCGCGCCACCTGGAGTCCTGGGATCTCCTCCCCCGTGCTGCCAAAGGAGGTATCTCGCCGCTCGGCGTGCAGGCCACGATCGCCGCCCTGCGTGATGGCCAGGAGTGGCTGGACCAGATCCGAACGATTCTTGACGTCAACCGTCGCCTGATCGTCGACGCCTTCGACTCGGCGGGCCTGCCCGGGCTCGTCCACCTTCCGCAGGCGACCTACCTTGCATGGATCGACCTCAATCGCCTCGGCTTATCGGACCCCACGTCACTACTGCGCGAAGATGCCAAGGTAGCCACGACCCCGGGCGTCGAGCACGGCGCCGGTGGCGAGGGTTTCGTCCGATTCAATTTCGCCAGCCCCACCGAGCTCATCGATGAGGCCATTCAGAAGGTGATCCACACCGTGAAGCGCTATTCGACAACGAGCGCACATCTACCCGACCATGATTGACAGCCACGCCGGCGGCCTCGATGCGCCAGCCTGGGTTGAACGCTGGGACCGTCAGCAGAGTCGATACGTCCCCAACCGAGACTCGACCATACGGCTGATGTTCGACCTCGTCGATGACCTCGAAGCCACACCGGGACAGCTCGTCGACTTGGGATGCGGGCCAGGGACACTATTGAATCGGGCCCGGCAACGGTGGCCCCACGCGCAACTGGCCGGGATCGACCTCGACCCGGTCCTCTTACGACTCGCAAGAAGCACACTCGGCGGCACGGCGCAGCTGATCGAGAGCGACCTACGCCGTGCCAACGACGTCGACCTCGCGCCGGCGTCCGTCGACACTGTCGTCTCGATGACTGCCCTGCATTGGCTCTCCGAGGAGGACCTCCCGCAGTTGTCCCAATGGCTTGCTGCCGTTGTACGGCGTGGCGGGGTCTTCGTCGACTACGACACGATGGAGCTCGCCCCGACAGTGCCGCGGCTAAAACAGGCAGCACATGCCCTCCGGGCGCGGCTGCGAGACGACGCACTCGACGAGCCCGACTCCGAAAGCTGGGATCAGTGGTGGAACGCGCTGCGCCTCGAGCCAGCGCTGGCAGCCGAGTTCGCAGAGCGTACGCGCCGTTTCGCCTTTCGCCAGACCGCGAATGCGGGTTTGAGTCTGGAGAGCCTCCGAACCGCGCTACTCGAGGCGGGCTTCGCCGAAGTCGCGCCTCTGAGCCAAGTAGCAGACCGGCACCTGCTCGTCGCAGTTCGATAACACCCTTCTCCGCACGAGGCTCTAGTACGCGCACAAGCGGCCTGTGGGCATGGCCAGGGGTGTCTGACTCCTGACCGGCGCATACGCCTGTGCGGCGGTGGGGCTCGAACCCACGACCCAGGGATTACGAGAGCTTTGCGGGCTCATCCCAATCGGGGGTGTAGGAGTTGGGGTCTGAAGCCGCCGGTCTCGAGCAGGCTTCGGGCGATGTAGTTGGTCAGGTTGCGGAACCCGAGTGCGGAGCCGCGCAGGTGCTCGAGCCGTCCGTTGAGCGCCTCGGTCGGCCCGTTGCTGGTGCCGGGTCGTTCGAAGTAGGCGAGCACGTCAGCGGCTCGCTTCTTCAGGGTCCGGCCCAGGGTGGCGAACTCGGTGAACACCTTGGGGACGCCGGCGCTGAGGTCGGTGATCAGCTTCTCCATGAGCTCACGGCCACGTTGCCGGTCCTCGTGGCGATAGGCGGCGATCATGCGCTGGTAGACACCCCCAGGTCGCCTCGACCTCGACGTGAGCGTCATCAACGAACAGCGCGCGTAGCCTGTCGCTCTGCTTGTCGGTGAGCAGGTCCGCGCCGGTGTGCAGCGTGCGCCGCGACTTGTAGAGCGGGTCGTCCCTGAACCCACGGTGCCCGTGGATCGCGAGTTGGACCCGGCGCCGGCACCTGTCGAGGGCGTCACCGGCCAGGCGCACGACGTGGAAGGGATCCATCACCGTGACCGCGTCCGGGATCTCCTCTGCAGCGGCGGTCTTGAACCCGGTGAAGCCGTCCATCGCGACCACCTCGACCGCGTCACGGAAGGCGTCGTCGCGGTCGGCGAGCCAGGTCTTGAACGCCGCCTTCGACCGGCCCTCGACCATGTCCAGCAGCCTTGCTTGGCCGGCGCCATCGCGGACCGGGGTGAGGTCGATGATCACGGTGACGTACTTGTCGCCACGCCTGGTGTGGCGCCAGACGTGCTCATCGACGCCAATGACCTTCACGCCCTCAAACCGCGTGGGGTCGTTGATCAGCAGCCGCTTGCCTTCAGCCAGGACCGCGTTGTTGGCGGTGTCCCACGCGACCCCGAGTCCCTCGGCGACACGGGCGACGGTGAGGTGTGCGACCACGGCCCCTTCCAGCGCCCACCGCAGCCCGGTGCGCGAGAGCTTCGCGCGTGGCTCCGCCGCGGCGCTGGTGTCTTGGCGCCACACGTGTCCGCAGTCGGCACAGCGGTAGCGGCGCACTACAACTTCCAGCACGGTCGGTCGCCAGCCCAGCGGCTCGTGGGCCAACCGCCGGATCACGGTGTCACGAGCAGCGCCTTTGCTGCCGCACCGTCGGCACCACTGATCTGGTTCCACCACGCGGCACGCGAGGACCGCACGATCCGGTTCAAGTCGTTGTCCGGTCACGCTCAGACCGAGGCCGTCGAGTCGAGCGAAGGCGGTCAGGTCAGGGCAGCCGAAGCCGGCCGGCGGGGTAGCGTCGGACACGTCGAGGTCTTTCGGATGGATGGCGTAGGAACCTCCGTCGTCGGGAGACCTCGACGTCTATCTGCGGACCGACGCGCCCGGCCGACCTACACCGTCATCTGAGAAGACCCCTGAAACGTCTTCGACGACGACGGGACCGGCGAGGAGGAGGGCGCGGTGAGCTAAAGGAATGGAGCTTGCTCGGCTTCGACGCCGCCGCAAGCTCCGGTGAAACGGTCGGTACTGGTCGGTCGTCGTCGGTCACCACCGGATGGCGGCGTCCCCCACGCTCGGCGTTTGCGCAGGTCAGCGGCTCGTTCGCCCAGTGGGCGCATCAAGCGATAGACGCAAAGCCGACGTGATTAGGTCGTCGGTTCGATTCCGACAGGCGGCTCCGGCGAACAGCCCTGACCTGCGGAAACGCAGGGCAGGGGCGGTTCGGTTCTGGTGGTCGCGCGATGCGCTGGCCTCACGGCTCTGCCCGACACCGACGTCGCTCTCCTCTGCGACGGACCCCTCGCTGGCTGAGCGCTCGCGGCCGCCATCCTGTCCGTGTGCCGATAGGCCTCGCACCGCTCGGCAACGCAGCGTGGCGTTGCGTCGCGACCTGGCGACGGCTCGGCGGGGCGCGATCGTCTCGTGCGTTGGCGGACTACGGGAGCTTGGACGCGAGGACGTCGGCCGCCAGGATCTCGGGTGCTGCGCCGAGGAGGTGCTGGTTGGCCATCAGGGCTGCGACGATGGCGCCGTTGGCGTGGGCGTCGCGAGCGGCCTCGTCGGGGAATGCATCGAAGATCCAGAAGGTGTCGGCGTGGGTCCTGACCGCGAACCAGACAATCGTTCCTACTTCTTCGTTGGCGAGCGCGACAGCGCCGGCGAGCAGGTCGGCGAGCGCGTCGTGCTGTCCATCGGCCGCGACGACCTTGGCGACGAAGGCATACGGAAGTGATGCGGGTGTGGACATGAGGGGTTCTCCTAGGTGTCGAGGTTTCTTGGTGAAGCGAGTTCAGCGTATGACGAGCAAGGGCATGTGAGAAGTGGCGTATACGGCAGTATTGCTATTGTTCGCGCCATGCGTATCGGACTGATCGCGATCGACGGCTGCTTCGGTTCGGCTGTCGCGTCGGTCATCGACATCGTGCGGGTGGCCGACGGAGCCCGCGGCGATGTCGACCCGCGGATCGACCCGATCGAACTCGCCATCCTCGGACCGAAACGGAGAGTGACCACGACGGCATCGATGACCCTGTCGGTGGACCACCCGCTGTCGGAGTCCGGAGAGTTCGACGTGGTCGTCGTCCCTGCGCTTGGAACCCTCACGGCCGCCGCTACCAACGACGCCCTCCAGAGCCGAGATGCTCGTTCGGTCATCGCCTCGCTCGGGCGCCTCGATGACGCGACCACCCGGATCGCCGCGGCGTGCACCGGCGTGTTCGCCGTCGCGGAGACCGGACGGATGCATCATCGGCGGGCGACGACCAGCTGGTTCCTGGGGCCGGAGTTCCTGAAGCGCTATCCGACCGTCGCCCTCGATCTCGACACCATGGTCGTGGTCGACGGGAACCTCGTCACCGCCGGCGCCGCGTTCGCCCACATCGACCTCGCGCTCTCACTCGTGCGATCGATCAGCCCCGACCTGGCCCAACATGTCGCCAAGCTCCTCATCATCGACGAGCGTCCGTCGCAGGCGGCCTTCGTCGCCTATGAACATCTCCGGCACGAGGACCCGATCGTCGTCGAGTTCGAACGCTTCGTGCGCGCCCGCCTGGACGAACCGTTCAACGTCGCCTTCGTCGCGCAGTCGCTCGGCACCAGCCGGCGCACCCTCGAACGACGAGTCCGTGCGGCGCTCAACCTCACTCCGCTCGGCTTCGTCCAACGGCTTCGCATCGAACGAGCTCGGCACCTCTCAGCAACCACGGACCTCACCTCCGCCGAGATCGCGCTACGGGTCGGCTACGCGAACGCCGAGACTCTGCGCTCCCTCCTGCGTAGGGAGCGACGCCGTTCCTGACCTATCGCCATGCCTGTAGCCGGTGTCCTAGTGCTCGACTGGAACCACCTCTCAGCACGTCGCGTCGACGCTCCTGCGTCGCCCCTGGACGACCCATTCGACACGCCCGCAGCACAGGCCATGTGACGTGTCCCGGCTTCCCGGACGGTCGGGGTTGGGTGGCTGTGATGTCGCTGCGTTCTCGTCGAGGGGGTCAGCAGACTCGATCAGGGTCGATTGGGATGAGACGCGAAGGCGGTCAGGTCAGGGCGGCCGAAGCCGGCCGGCGGGGTAGCGTCGGTCACGTCGAGGTCTTTCGGATGGATGGCGTAGGAACCTCCATCGTCGGGAGACCTCGACGTCTACCTGCGGACCGACGCGCCCGGCCGACCTACACCCTCATCTGGGAAGAGCCACCTTGCGCACAGGGGTTTCCCCCGTCATTACAGGCAGGTGCACTCGCCGGTGCATGAGGAGCTGACAGCCTTGCGGATGAGCACGCCCCGGTGACACTCACGAGCCCGGACCGTACCTCGGCTTGAGCCAACCACAGCAGGCCCGCAATCCATGTGCGTGTCAGCGACACGGCGGCCGAGACGGTGAACAGAACCGACTCGGCGCCGAAGTCAGCGAGGTCCGGTGATTGATTAGGAAGTATTCCCGATGGCGCGCCCACTCGTCGCCTTGACAACGCCGTCCTCGGTCAACGCGGCATAATACGAAATTCCCTTGTTTTCCGGCATCCGAGATGAGAATTTGCAATACTGCCATTTGTTCTCTTTGGCCCCCGCTGATGCCTTGCAACCGTAATGGAGCAACGGGGATGTCCCAACATTTGCAACCATTCTTACGGCCAGCCCGTCGGCCTTGTAATCCCTGATCCAGAACATGTCCCCATAGGACTGGAAACAGTACGCGGCGATTCTGTTACCCTGCCTATCCCTCATCCACCGCTGAAAGCAGCTCGACGGCGGCGACTCTGTAGTGACGGTCGCATAGTCGACAATTGCGTCACTGTCGGCACCCACCGATGTGGGGGTCGTGCCGATTCCGCCACTCGCGGATGCGGGGGTCGCGCCGACTCCCAACAGAATCGGCGCTACACCGACGCTGAGAGCTGCCAGAGTCCTCTTGATCATACGTTCCTCCTCGCGAATGCTGGTGTCGCTCTAGACACTTCACTTTGTGTGCCCGTGGTGTCGGTTACGGGCTTGCCCATGAGCGTGGTAGCGAACCCTTTCACCTCACTTTCAGCTCACTTTCACGCCACCAACCACCTCACGCGTATGATCAGGTCGTCACCCGTGTAGAGCCGCTTTTCATCACGAGATCGCGAGAACCTCTGGCTGTCGACCGCGCCCCAGAATCCATTTCGTTAGGAAGCACGTGCCCGCACCGATACCCATTACGCCGCTCGATAACCGCGCCTGAGGTCAGATGCCCCGAGGTCAACCGGCTCCGAGGACTTCGCTTCCGATCGACCCGGGTGAGTAGCCGAGTCCGGACCTTCTCTGCCTCGCGGTCGGCACCGGGCGCCGCCCGGGACAGTCTCCGACAGGTAGAGATCTCGTTTGCTGACCGGGTCTCGCCCTGCGTAGACCGGCACTCGAAGGGTGCTTGTCGATAGACCCTCGCTGGCGGTGAGTGCGGTTCTGGGCCTTGGTCATAACACGCGCCATAGCGCGCACTCATGTCACGAGCTATGTCACGTATGACGGATCCAGGCCGATCTGGCGCGTTCTCTTCTCGCTCCGACCTGCACAAGTG
The sequence above is drawn from the Nocardioidaceae bacterium SCSIO 66511 genome and encodes:
- a CDS encoding helix-turn-helix domain-containing protein — protein: MRIGLIAIDGCFGSAVASVIDIVRVADGARGDVDPRIDPIELAILGPKRRVTTTASMTLSVDHPLSESGEFDVVVVPALGTLTAAATNDALQSRDARSVIASLGRLDDATTRIAAACTGVFAVAETGRMHHRRATTSWFLGPEFLKRYPTVALDLDTMVVVDGNLVTAGAAFAHIDLALSLVRSISPDLAQHVAKLLIIDERPSQAAFVAYEHLRHEDPIVVEFERFVRARLDEPFNVAFVAQSLGTSRRTLERRVRAALNLTPLGFVQRLRIERARHLSATTDLTSAEIALRVGYANAETLRSLLRRERRRS
- a CDS encoding class I SAM-dependent methyltransferase, with product MFDLVDDLEATPGQLVDLGCGPGTLLNRARQRWPHAQLAGIDLDPVLLRLARSTLGGTAQLIESDLRRANDVDLAPASVDTVVSMTALHWLSEEDLPQLSQWLAAVVRRGGVFVDYDTMELAPTVPRLKQAAHALRARLRDDALDEPDSESWDQWWNALRLEPALAAEFAERTRRFAFRQTANAGLSLESLRTALLEAGFAEVAPLSQVADRHLLVAVR
- a CDS encoding antibiotic biosynthesis monooxygenase — encoded protein: MSTPASLPYAFVAKVVAADGQHDALADLLAGAVALANEEVGTIVWFAVRTHADTFWIFDAFPDEAARDAHANGAIVAALMANQHLLGAAPEILAADVLASKLP
- a CDS encoding amino acid ABC transporter ATP-binding protein → MVVRAVGVHKTFAGGVQALRGVDFDVRRGAVACILGPSGSGKSTLLRCINRLESPTRGHIEVDGKPMGFARRDGRPREIGGRQLAIQRRSTGMVFQQFHLWQHMTVAENVMEAQLGCGTDKAAARKRALELLDRVGLADKEGAYPGHISGGQQQRVAIARALSTSPRVILFDEPTSALDPELVGEVLTVMRSLAEDGVTMIVVTHEIDFAADVATDVHFMADGILCESGPPSQILHEPKHERTAAFLAQVDRSGPSTSSAAERTQP
- a CDS encoding aminotransferase class I/II-fold pyridoxal phosphate-dependent enzyme, whose product is MTAPSLERWTIEDSRARLCKRWSVYGPDVIDCTVAEMDFAIAPPVLEAIRSTVERQSFGYPQPDDVSDLPGVAAEWLSDTGLHVRPEQVRLMGDVIKSMVLALRHLSAPDTPVALITPTYSRFHDAVAAAGRTPVEVPMQRGATAYRIDLDLLGRALHDGAGVVLLCNPSNPTGRAYTRNELVALAELVDRHGAALISDEIHAPLHFEEFTPYASVDEVAAGHSLTLTSATKAWNIPGLRCSMAVLTDPRHLESWDLLPRAAKGGISPLGVQATIAALRDGQEWLDQIRTILDVNRRLIVDAFDSAGLPGLVHLPQATYLAWIDLNRLGLSDPTSLLREDAKVATTPGVEHGAGGEGFVRFNFASPTELIDEAIQKVIHTVKRYSTTSAHLPDHD